Sequence from the Cucumis sativus cultivar 9930 chromosome 1, Cucumber_9930_V3, whole genome shotgun sequence genome:
AGTAATTTTGTATATAGTAACTCCACAACCgttaatgaaattttcaaGATGATCATCCATGTCTCCTCTACGATACGTTTTTATGTAAATTGATAGAGTTGTTAAAAATGATAACATATCATGATTTTTATTCTCCAAACTCACATATTTAGGTTCCTCGAAAAGTCTACTTCATAAAAGTATAGATTAAGAAGAAACAATCTTCGTTTTTTAATCAAAGCATGCTTATCTATATCcaacaaattatttgtttaaagcaccaatttttagaaaaaagtaattataataaaatgactaatcttcttttaacttaaataGGTAAGCTATTTTAAGTAAAGAACGTCTCTTTTattaatactaaaatttaGACTTTAGCTTtagtgaataaaaaaaaatgatgggtAGACAAGTGATTGAGTTGATCtgttattatatcaatgaGTTATGTTATATCGTAGTTGTGATCTTGAGTGTTGATTGTTATGTCTAGTACAATATTAGCATCGGTACAATTTAGGGGCGGTGATCTATCAGATGAAGTTGATTTTTCTCGAACAAATCATAGgtttagtaaatgttcaaaccaacctcGACATCGATGAGTAAGGGTCGGTTggtttaatatttacaaatacttttcaaaaaaaattcgATTGGAAACTTTTCAAAACTGACCCCAACCGACCGCTCTCGTTTTTCGGTCAACCAACTTCTATTTGATCGGTCGGCTTAGTTTTTCGATCCATCATGTTCACTCCTACTATAAATCATCGGTTAAGGTATCAACGGCCTGATTGAACACCGGTATAAACCAGCAAGACACGTCTGAGTTGATACACAAACCCTTTTTTCAAggttaaacatttttttgacTCCTAACAACGTTTTAACATTGCTACTCTATGCTTAATGCCAGTGGCCACTACCCAGTACATTGTATAAGTAGGACCAAAATCACGAGTGActtatttacctttttttagtttcttcacGCACATGTTCTTTCTAAGCTAATCTCATATTTTGGTCTGTAACAGAGGGGGCACACAAGCACTTCTTGGTAGGAATGGTGCATTTTAAAAGGCATTACATTGTTCTACATTGTGGATCACTTTGTTTATAtgattaaaaatgtttgttcatcgacatttttataaaattcagACTGCCCACATCAACAGAAACGTTTATAACAATACTACAATAAAGGTGGTCTCATGGTCACAGGGTCACAGCGATGGGACTGACTACCTAACTGAAAGGAGGACTTACAGATGACCATATGATTTTATATTCAGGAAATATAtcccttcttttttagatCCTCAACGGCGTCCTTGAGAATTTGTTCCATTGGAATGAATTCCAACCCCAGGTTCATCAACTTCTTAGCTCCATCTTTTGCTCTCACCAAATCAGGCTGTGAATCTTCTATCGATCTGAAAAGGGAAGTGGACGAGATCAGAAGCTCAAAACTAAAGAGATTGTTACAACCTTTTAAAATAcaactaaacaaaaactaaatacacCCGTGTAGAGTAAgttcaaaacaatattttggtACGTTATGGTCTACACTCATCTTTGAGCAATCCAACTTGGTGTCTAATCACAAGTTGCTAtgtgatattttcttttttagttgtttttccTGTTGGATTGAAAGGGATGCATAGAACAAGTAtacttaaaaatcaaaatgaaaggGGAAAGAACCTAATGAGGGTAGACAAATCCCCATTTGAGAGaactaatataaaaaacatttcCAGTGCAAGTTAATCTATTAAATGATGCTATAAAAGAGAACTTGTGAAGGGCACAGCAGCAAGAGGctatattatgtatatatatttggataaAACATtatctataattaaaaatcCTACGGTTTCTTGTTGCTTATATAGTACTCAGCAGTCCACTTAGCTGTAGATAAGATCACATAAATTCCCCTTACCTGGGCACCTTGTACTGAGGAAAGAGTTCAGCAGCCTTCGCTACATAGTCAGAGTAACGAGCTATGGACTCGGCACAAAGGTGTCTTCCTGTAGCTGATTTGTTTTCATACACCAAAATGTGTGCTAATGCAACATCTTTAAAGTGCACTACTCCGATAAACACATCCCCGTATGTCTCACTGCACCCTGCCCAAGAACAGAAAAGCCATGATCTGTATGGAATTCAAGGAAACTTCGTAGACGGATTGTTACGTGAATTCTTTTCCGTCCCATTCCGATGGAAAACTAAAACTTCGAAGACACAAAGATTTAGAACCATTTGCTTTTTAGCTAAGCTTATAAATAATACTTCCACTCCTAAGTTAGGAGAATGCtttgttatctactttttactGATAGTTTCCAAATCAAAGTCAATTTTTTAGATGaagaaaagtaattttcaaaagGCAACCTTTGTGTTTATAGTTTGACTAGAAATCtaaatgtttcttttagaaaggtaatttctaaatgtttcttttaggaaggtaaaaattagaaagaaacaagCATAATCTAAAATCGAAATCGTACAAAGTCTGCATTTTGAAAGCCATCAAATGGGGCCTTAGGAAAccatcaaataataaatgagtGATTTTAAAGTTCAATGAGAAAGGAACTTGTTACTTTATTTCCAACTAAGCTGTTCAACAACCACCCTGATGCAAATCAGTGTCTTTATATACTGGATTGTTTAGCTACAATTTGTTAGAGTCAAAATTGAACTGCAAGTCTGCAATTTCTGGGTGTAAAAATGGTGCcatcttgaagagagtatgGTAGGAATTAAGTAAGAGAAATCACCCTCGAGAAGTTTTAAAAGCATTTGCATGCTTGCATTGATTCTGGGAGGAAACACAGGGCCCATGACTGTGCCTGGATTAATCACCACCACATCCAATCCTTTCTCCTTGGCAAAATCCCAAGCAGCCTTTTCTGCTagagtttttgaaattgaata
This genomic interval carries:
- the LOC101204420 gene encoding cinnamoyl-CoA reductase 1; the encoded protein is MSTTQNPELVCVTGASGCIGSWLVHLLLLRGYSVHATVQNIKDEAETKHLQDLEGADARLRLFQIDLLDYDSIVPAVTGCAGVFHVASPCIVDAVQDPQRDLLDPAIKGTINVLTAAKEAGVRRVVVTSSISAMIPNPNWPANVVRNEESWTDVDYCKQKGLWYSISKTLAEKAAWDFAKEKGLDVVVINPGTVMGPVFPPRINASMQMLLKLLEGCSETYGDVFIGVVHFKDVALAHILVYENKSATGRHLCAESIARYSDYVAKAAELFPQYKVPRSIEDSQPDLVRAKDGAKKLMNLGLEFIPMEQILKDAVEDLKKKGYIS